A window of Campylobacter ureolyticus contains these coding sequences:
- a CDS encoding anaerobic C4-dicarboxylate transporter codes for MDFMLILEIIVLLGAIFIGVKLGGIGIGYAGGLGVVILTMLGLKAGNIPWDVILIIASVISAIGAMQVAGGLDYLVQIAERILRKNPKYINFLAPTVTYLLTIFAGTGHTAFSMIPVISEVAKGQNIKPSVPLSIAVVSSQIAITASPVSAAVIFMAGNMALGGLGISYPILLAIWIPTTFAGCMVTALIMNLLWKQDLDKDPVYQERLKEGLVAAPQKEGNYKELPKGAKTSVLIFFIGIIAVVFYATAISKNVAIIKPSYVTGYEKVYQSKDTAKFDEIVAANPNIKISTDKNTGIKYVEDKSKPVKSLTLARDGAIMSFMLIIGALIVMICKIDVNKIPVQSTFRSGMTACICVLGVAWLGDTFVSNHTEEIKGLAGNLVKEYPVLLSVALFLASMLLYSQAATAKALIPTVIAALGLSATNNGDVYILVASFAAVSALFVLPTYPTLLGAVQMDDTGTTRIGKYVFNHAFFLPGVLAIAFSVGFGFILAPILL; via the coding sequence ATGGACTTCATGCTTATTTTAGAAATAATCGTTTTACTTGGAGCGATTTTTATAGGTGTCAAGTTAGGTGGCATCGGCATAGGCTATGCAGGTGGTCTTGGTGTTGTAATTTTGACAATGCTTGGTTTAAAAGCTGGAAACATTCCTTGGGATGTTATCTTAATTATTGCTTCTGTTATTTCAGCAATAGGTGCGATGCAAGTTGCAGGTGGACTTGATTATTTGGTTCAAATTGCCGAGAGGATTCTTCGCAAAAATCCAAAATATATCAACTTTTTAGCTCCAACAGTAACATATCTTTTGACTATCTTTGCAGGTACAGGTCACACAGCGTTTTCAATGATTCCTGTTATTTCAGAGGTTGCAAAGGGACAAAACATCAAGCCTTCAGTTCCATTATCAATCGCTGTTGTTTCATCTCAAATAGCAATTACAGCAAGCCCTGTATCAGCTGCAGTTATCTTTATGGCTGGCAATATGGCACTTGGCGGACTTGGAATTTCTTATCCAATACTTCTAGCTATCTGGATTCCAACAACATTTGCAGGTTGTATGGTAACAGCTTTAATTATGAATTTACTTTGGAAACAAGACCTAGATAAAGATCCAGTTTATCAAGAGAGACTTAAAGAAGGTTTAGTTGCAGCTCCACAAAAAGAGGGTAACTATAAAGAGCTTCCAAAAGGTGCTAAAACTTCAGTTTTGATATTTTTCATTGGAATTATAGCCGTAGTATTTTATGCAACAGCTATAAGCAAAAATGTAGCAATAATAAAACCAAGCTATGTAACAGGATATGAAAAGGTATATCAAAGCAAAGATACAGCTAAATTTGATGAAATAGTAGCGGCAAATCCTAACATAAAAATATCGACAGATAAAAATACAGGCATAAAATATGTAGAAGATAAAAGCAAACCGGTAAAATCTCTTACCCTAGCAAGAGATGGCGCTATTATGAGCTTTATGCTAATTATCGGTGCATTGATAGTTATGATTTGTAAAATTGATGTTAATAAAATTCCTGTTCAAAGTACATTTAGAAGTGGTATGACAGCGTGCATATGCGTTTTGGGTGTCGCTTGGCTTGGAGATACATTTGTATCAAATCACACTGAAGAGATTAAGGGCTTGGCAGGAAACCTGGTAAAAGAATATCCTGTTTTATTGTCAGTTGCACTCTTTCTTGCAAGTATGCTTCTTTACTCACAAGCTGCAACTGCAAAAGCATTGATTCCTACTGTTATAGCTGCTCTTGGACTAAGTGCAACAAACAATGGAGATGTTTATATCCTAGTTGCTTCATTTGCTGCTGTTTCAGCACTATTTGTTCTGCCAACCTACCCTACACTTCTAGGTGCAGTTCAAATGGACGATACAGGAACAACAAGAATTGGAAAATATGTATTTAACCATGCATTCTTCTTACCTGGTGTTTTGGCTATAGCTTTCTCAGTAGGCTTTGGCTTTATTTTAGCACCAATTCTACTTTAA
- the cuyB gene encoding cysteate racemase, which produces MKRVGIIGGMGSMASADLYMKIVKLTPAKCDQDHILLTIDNNAKIPDRTSYIYGDGKDPFPYLLDSVKRLENSGCDAFCMACNTAHYFAPKLITETKMKFLDMPNITVENISTNYKNAKKVAVVGTITTRKSKIYDKNLEKYGFKSVEFSKEIENDIMKCIYEGVKAGKIVECKDFFNETMSKIDADIFIAACTEIPLFLPFVPKEFKFVDATEELAKEVIKFANS; this is translated from the coding sequence ATGAAAAGAGTTGGGATAATTGGTGGAATGGGATCTATGGCAAGTGCAGATCTTTATATGAAAATAGTTAAATTAACTCCTGCAAAATGCGACCAAGATCATATTTTATTGACAATTGATAATAATGCAAAAATTCCTGATAGAACAAGTTATATTTATGGAGATGGAAAAGATCCATTTCCTTATTTGCTCGATAGTGTTAAAAGACTTGAAAACTCAGGTTGTGATGCATTTTGCATGGCGTGTAATACGGCTCATTATTTTGCACCAAAACTTATAACTGAAACAAAAATGAAATTTTTAGATATGCCAAATATAACTGTTGAAAATATAAGTACAAATTACAAAAATGCTAAAAAAGTGGCTGTTGTAGGAACAATAACTACAAGAAAAAGTAAAATTTATGATAAAAATTTAGAAAAATATGGTTTTAAAAGTGTTGAGTTTAGCAAAGAGATAGAAAATGACATTATGAAATGCATTTATGAGGGCGTAAAAGCTGGAAAAATAGTTGAATGTAAAGATTTCTTCAATGAAACTATGTCGAAGATTGATGCGGATATATTTATAGCAGCTTGCACTGAAATACCATTATTTTTGCCATTTGTGCCAAAAGAATTTAAATTTGTAGATGCTACTGAAGAGCTTGCAAAAGAGGTAATTAAATTTGCAAATTCTTAA